In a single window of the Neodiprion virginianus isolate iyNeoVirg1 chromosome 1, iyNeoVirg1.1, whole genome shotgun sequence genome:
- the LOC124304857 gene encoding casein kinase II subunit alpha → MALPSRARVYSDINSHKPREYWDYESYVVDWGQQDDYQLVRKLGRGKYSEVFEAINVTNNEKCVVKILKPVKKKKIKREIKILENLRGGTNIITLQAVVKDPVSRTPALIFEHVNNTDFKQLYQTLTDYDIRYYLYELLKALDYCHSMGIMHRDVKPHNVMIDHENRKLRLIDWGLAEFYHPGQEYNVRVASRYFKGPELLVDYQMYDYSLDMWSLGCMLASMIFRKEPFFHGHDNYDQLVRIAKVLGTEELFEYLDKYHIELDARFNDILGRHSRKRWERFVHSENQHLVSPESLDFLDKLLRYDHYERLTAREAMDHPYFYPIVKEQGRLTMVSSSPTPMTGSLPVVE, encoded by the exons ATGGCGCTGCCAAGCAGAGCACGAGTTTATTCGGACATCAATTCACACAAGCCTCGCGAGTACTGGGACTACGAGTCCTACGTCGTTGACTGGGG TCAACAAGATGATtaccaattagtcagaaaacTGGGCCGGGGGAAATACAGCGAAGTATTTGAAGCCATTAATGTCACAAATAATGAAAAGTGTGTCGTCAAAATATTAAAG CCagtaaagaagaagaagataaagagagagatcAAAATTCTGGAAAACTTGAGGGGTGGGACCAATATTATCACACTACAGGCAGTTGTCAAAGACCCGGTTTCAAGGACACCAGCATTAATATTCGAACATGTTAATAACACCGACTTCAAACAGCTCTACCAGACCCTTACGGATTATGACATACGATACTACCTCTATGAATTGTTAAAG GCTTTGGACTATTGCCATAGTATGGGAATAATGCATAGAGATGTAAAGCCGCACAACGTGATGATCGATCATGAAAATCGAAAGCTGCGGCTAATTGACTGGGGATTAGCAGAATTTTATCATCCGGGACAGGAGTACAACGTACGTGTAGCGTCTCGCTATTTTAAGGGCCCAGAGCTGCTAGTCGACTACCAG ATGTACGATTACTCCTTGGATATGTGGTCGCTAGGCTGTATGCTGGCGAGTATGATATTTAGGAAAGAACCATTTTTCCATGGACACGACAACTACGACCAGCTGGTGAGAATCGCCAAGGTCCTAGGAACAGAGGAGCTCTTTGAGTACCTGGACAAGTATCACATTGAACTAGATGCTCGTTTCAACGACATTTTGGGACGACACTCGCGCAAGCGTTGGGAACGCTTTGTACATTCTGAAAACCAGCATCTTGTTTCGCCCGAGAGCCTTGACTTCCTTGATAAACTTCTGCGCTATGACCATTATGAAAGACTCACTGCGCGTGAAGCAATGGACCACCCATATTTTT atcCTATAGTAAAGGAACAAGGTCGGCTTACCATGGTGTCGTCGTCACCTACTCCCATGACGGGCTCACTGCCTGTAGTTGAGTAG